The Candidatus Paceibacterota bacterium genome includes a window with the following:
- a CDS encoding Amuc_1100 family pilus-like protein: MDWIKRNLYFLAGSLLALVLMVLAGWYFYSKWQLNNENLGKLDEQYARLKRLYEQKPHPGSDKVDNVKAAREQEQELRAYIQKARQYFQNCPPIPQPESGKLTSQEFSSALSRTIDQMEREATKASVGLPSKDARGNSYSFSFAAQRESLAYAPGSLEPLSVQLGEVKAICSVLFEAKVNSLDALRRERVSDDDLKGPQTDYLPDKSVTNELAVMSPYEVVFHCFSSELAGVLAGFASSPCGLVVKTINVEPAPAAIPAAAAYDQPFAAAPMPAPVPAYTPPPRPAPSQAAEGPAVDTFAARYGMRAPAPRPAPVRPAYTPPVYTPQAAAPASRGGLPTALDEKQLKVTLMVYVVKLVPSKQAN, translated from the coding sequence ATGGACTGGATCAAACGCAATTTGTACTTCCTGGCCGGGAGCCTGCTGGCGCTGGTATTGATGGTGCTGGCCGGCTGGTACTTCTACTCGAAGTGGCAGCTCAACAACGAAAACCTGGGGAAACTCGACGAGCAATACGCCCGGCTGAAGCGGCTATACGAGCAGAAACCCCACCCGGGCTCGGACAAGGTTGACAATGTCAAAGCCGCCCGCGAGCAGGAGCAGGAACTGCGCGCCTACATCCAGAAAGCCCGCCAGTATTTCCAGAACTGCCCGCCGATCCCGCAACCCGAGTCCGGCAAACTCACCAGCCAGGAATTCAGCTCCGCCCTCAGCCGCACGATTGATCAAATGGAGCGCGAGGCCACCAAAGCCAGCGTCGGGCTGCCGAGCAAGGACGCCAGGGGCAACAGCTACAGCTTCTCATTCGCCGCTCAAAGAGAGAGCCTCGCCTACGCCCCCGGCAGCCTCGAGCCGCTCTCCGTGCAACTGGGCGAGGTCAAGGCCATCTGCTCGGTCCTGTTCGAGGCCAAGGTCAACTCGCTGGACGCCCTGCGCCGCGAGCGGGTATCCGACGATGATCTCAAAGGACCGCAGACGGATTACCTGCCGGATAAGTCCGTGACGAACGAGCTGGCGGTCATGTCGCCTTACGAAGTGGTCTTCCACTGCTTCAGTTCGGAGCTGGCCGGCGTGCTGGCGGGCTTTGCCAGCTCCCCGTGCGGGCTGGTGGTCAAGACCATCAACGTCGAGCCCGCCCCCGCGGCGATTCCTGCCGCTGCCGCCTATGATCAACCGTTCGCGGCCGCCCCGATGCCCGCCCCCGTCCCCGCCTACACTCCTCCTCCTCGTCCGGCCCCGTCGCAGGCGGCGGAAGGCCCCGCAGTGGATACCTTTGCCGCGCGCTATGGCATGCGCGCCCCCGCGCCCCGGCCCGCTCCGGTTCGGCCGGCCTACACCCCGCCGGTCTACACGCCGCAGGCCGCCGCGCCGGCCAGCCGCGGAGGCCTGCCCACCGCGCTGGATGAAAAGCAGTTGAAGGTCACACTGATGGTCTATGTGGTAAAACTGGTTCCTTCCAAGCAAGCCAACTAA
- the pilM gene encoding type IV pilus assembly protein PilM, with protein MLNTKSFLAVDFGAGSLKLAEFEVNEAGGLRLKQYGLKSLGAEGAQETTREAAMLKALQELIAEKAIKARDVNVCAPGFHVFSKFVKLPPVDANKVTQMIQYEAQQNVPFPLEEVVWDYQILGSTPGGELEVLLVAIKADVVEGLFRVTEATGLRLQLTDVSPAALCNAFRYNYGDLEDCTMLLDIGAKTSNLLFFEKGKVFSRSINLGANSITQDFIHESKLKYDAAEKLKIEEGFVSLGGAYEEPENPHQAAISKIARQFMTRLHIQVNQTMQFYRGQQGGGAPQRLFLSGGASVMPYTAQFFAEKLNVPVEYFNPLRNIQLDPALNLEELARVAHSLGEVVGLGLRNLAHCPVELNLMPESTLRWQSFNQKKPYFIATVFSLVAVIAAMGLLFQKLAGVKKEMLTAVEGDVEPAERKEVQFKKAYGDLKKTQADVDQIVGWMHNRYYWAEVLSELRQVLIRVEQTTYARLRTDAGVWIEQLMTAAPRLTGDVTASMGFGEAPVPSTGDIEAQQAFLKRYGMEMRGMAPEAPPQPAEAAPAEPAAAEGAVPTDPSAGVPPVDDTNQVATLTITFRAVSLKNVTGQADADKGIAYAVLQELQNSPLFVSDPKQTRTDSDVINDEQTGTFTFSVVARLKRPLKL; from the coding sequence ATGCTTAATACGAAGTCATTTCTAGCCGTTGATTTTGGGGCGGGCAGTCTCAAGCTGGCCGAGTTCGAAGTCAACGAGGCGGGCGGATTGCGCCTCAAGCAATACGGCCTGAAGTCCCTCGGCGCGGAGGGAGCCCAGGAAACGACGCGCGAAGCGGCGATGCTCAAAGCCCTGCAGGAGCTGATCGCCGAGAAAGCCATCAAGGCCCGCGATGTCAATGTGTGCGCCCCGGGCTTCCACGTGTTCTCCAAGTTCGTCAAACTGCCGCCGGTGGACGCGAACAAGGTGACGCAGATGATCCAGTATGAAGCGCAGCAGAACGTGCCGTTTCCGCTGGAAGAAGTGGTGTGGGACTACCAGATCCTGGGCTCGACGCCCGGCGGCGAGCTGGAGGTGCTGCTGGTGGCCATCAAAGCCGACGTGGTGGAGGGGCTGTTCCGGGTGACCGAGGCGACGGGGCTGCGCCTGCAACTGACGGACGTCTCGCCGGCGGCGCTCTGCAACGCGTTCCGCTACAACTACGGCGACCTGGAAGACTGCACGATGCTCCTGGACATCGGGGCCAAGACGAGCAACCTGCTCTTCTTCGAAAAAGGCAAAGTCTTCTCCCGCAGCATCAACCTGGGCGCCAATTCCATCACGCAAGACTTCATCCACGAATCCAAGCTGAAGTATGACGCAGCGGAGAAGCTCAAGATCGAAGAGGGCTTCGTGAGCCTGGGCGGCGCGTATGAGGAGCCGGAGAACCCGCATCAGGCGGCCATTTCGAAGATCGCGCGGCAGTTCATGACGCGGCTGCACATTCAGGTCAACCAGACCATGCAGTTCTACCGCGGGCAGCAGGGAGGAGGCGCCCCGCAGCGGTTGTTCCTGTCCGGCGGCGCGTCGGTGATGCCCTACACGGCGCAATTCTTCGCCGAGAAACTCAATGTGCCGGTCGAATACTTCAACCCCCTGCGCAACATCCAGCTCGACCCGGCGCTCAATCTCGAGGAGCTGGCGCGCGTGGCCCATTCGCTGGGCGAGGTGGTGGGCCTGGGGCTGCGCAACCTGGCGCATTGCCCGGTGGAACTCAACTTGATGCCGGAAAGCACCCTGCGATGGCAGAGCTTCAACCAGAAGAAGCCCTACTTCATTGCCACGGTCTTCAGCCTCGTTGCGGTCATCGCGGCCATGGGACTGCTCTTTCAAAAGCTGGCCGGAGTCAAGAAAGAGATGCTGACCGCTGTCGAGGGAGATGTCGAGCCGGCGGAACGCAAGGAAGTGCAGTTCAAGAAGGCCTACGGCGATCTGAAGAAGACGCAGGCGGATGTTGACCAGATCGTCGGCTGGATGCACAACCGCTACTATTGGGCCGAGGTCCTGAGCGAACTGCGCCAGGTGCTGATTCGGGTCGAACAAACCACCTACGCCAGGCTGCGAACCGACGCGGGCGTTTGGATCGAGCAGCTAATGACCGCCGCGCCCCGGCTGACGGGGGATGTCACCGCCAGCATGGGATTCGGAGAGGCGCCGGTGCCGTCCACGGGCGATATCGAGGCCCAGCAAGCTTTTCTTAAACGCTACGGGATGGAAATGCGCGGCATGGCGCCAGAGGCTCCCCCGCAACCGGCCGAGGCCGCGCCGGCGGAGCCCGCGGCCGCGGAGGGGGCGGTGCCCACCGACCCGTCCGCCGGGGTGCCGCCGGTGGACGACACGAACCAGGTGGCGACCCTCACCATCACCTTCCGCGCGGTGAGCCTGAAGAACGTTACGGGTCAGGCGGACGCCGACAAAGGAATCGCCTACGCGGTGTTGCAGGAGCTGCAGAACAGCCCCCTGTTTGTATCGGACCCCAAACAGACACGGACCGACAGCGACGTCATCAACGATGAACAGACCGGCACATTCACCTTCAGCGTTGTCGCCAGGTTGAAGCGCCCGCTCAAGCTGTAG
- the glnD gene encoding [protein-PII] uridylyltransferase produces the protein MQELLDKITASAAARLALPPGRQPAQELARYKAFLKVETHRLKLRHRAGAGGLEICHARAAILDALLRHLWEAAKAGLSEPARHEFPPLALVALGGYGRAELNPHSDIDFMFLHSRQVAASGTRPLPHLSRILDGLLYPLWDIGLKIGHSVRSLEDCVKVANSDMQSKTSLIEARLIAGDDALFKRFQKTLISKCVSGCEEEYIALRLADQAARRAKFGNSASMQEPNLKNGCGCLRDFQNLLWMAFFKYRTRSLKELQAHALISEAERKHLEAAYDFLLRVRTEMHYHANRAMDVLGKNLQPAVAFNLGYHERSPSKRIEEFMRDVYTHSRNIFLITRTLEQRLALLPQPRRLPGLALPGRLTGLLPGHRKPASEPVDGFKFADGEIHATSSRVFRDHPRRLMRVFLYAQQRGLRLHPDLAQLIRNQLNLVDHGFLTDEHVRETFLAILDQRGSVAPILRAMHEVDLLGKYIPEFGKLTCLVQHEFYHQYTADEHTLMCLEQLDRIWEAKAPPYSTYTPLFQKLERPFVLYLALLLHDVGKADAHGNHSEASCDLAMRAAKRLNLDTAATQTLRLVIEHHLLMASVSQRRDLDDPAVIRQFAHKVQNPETLALLTLHTFVDSQATSDKLWNGFKDLLLGSLHHKTMQLLTGGAEFARADEKHRAKLGQEVRRRAPARLSAEEIEAHFATLPARYFQIHPAKDVLADLTLAHRFMRLQVSEVDNPLAPVVNWHNEPDRAYNVVKVCTWDRAGLFCKIAGSLSAAGLNILSAQIFTRTDDIVLDTFYVADAITGNLAGPDQRDRFENVLHRALTGEEVDFPALIGRQKITRPLYQAYTGERMATLIRLDNDASEARTLIEIETEDRIGLLYTISQTLTELALDISAAKICTERGAALDSFYVRELTGGKVLDPERHHAIEHQLHLAIHSLDLQS, from the coding sequence ATGCAGGAACTGCTCGACAAGATAACCGCCAGTGCCGCGGCGCGCCTGGCGTTGCCGCCTGGCCGTCAACCTGCCCAGGAACTGGCCCGCTACAAGGCCTTCCTCAAGGTGGAGACGCACCGGCTCAAGCTGCGGCATCGGGCCGGCGCCGGCGGCCTGGAGATCTGCCACGCCCGCGCCGCCATTCTCGACGCGCTCCTGCGCCATTTGTGGGAGGCCGCCAAGGCCGGCCTGTCCGAGCCGGCCCGCCACGAATTTCCGCCGTTGGCGCTCGTCGCCCTGGGCGGGTATGGCCGGGCGGAACTCAACCCCCATAGCGACATTGATTTCATGTTCCTGCACAGCCGGCAGGTGGCCGCCAGCGGCACCCGCCCGCTGCCGCACCTTTCGCGCATCCTGGACGGCCTCCTCTATCCGCTTTGGGATATCGGTCTCAAAATCGGGCACTCGGTCCGCAGCCTCGAGGACTGCGTGAAGGTCGCCAACAGCGACATGCAATCCAAGACGTCGCTCATCGAGGCCCGCCTCATCGCCGGCGACGACGCCCTGTTCAAGCGGTTCCAGAAGACCCTCATCAGCAAGTGCGTTTCCGGCTGCGAGGAGGAATACATCGCCTTGCGCCTCGCCGACCAGGCCGCTCGGCGCGCCAAGTTCGGCAATTCCGCCTCCATGCAGGAGCCCAACCTCAAAAACGGCTGCGGCTGCCTGCGCGACTTCCAGAATCTGCTCTGGATGGCCTTCTTCAAGTACCGCACCCGCTCGCTCAAGGAGCTGCAGGCCCATGCCCTCATCAGCGAGGCGGAGCGCAAACACCTGGAGGCCGCCTACGATTTCCTCCTGCGCGTCCGCACCGAAATGCACTACCACGCCAACCGCGCCATGGATGTGCTGGGCAAGAACCTGCAGCCCGCCGTCGCCTTTAACCTGGGCTACCACGAGCGTTCCCCCAGCAAGCGCATCGAGGAGTTCATGCGCGACGTTTACACCCACTCGCGCAACATCTTCCTCATCACCCGCACCCTGGAGCAACGCCTGGCGCTCCTGCCGCAGCCGCGCCGCCTGCCCGGCCTGGCCCTGCCGGGCCGCCTGACGGGCCTGCTCCCCGGCCATCGCAAGCCCGCCAGCGAACCCGTGGACGGATTCAAGTTCGCCGATGGCGAAATCCACGCCACCTCCAGCCGCGTCTTCCGCGACCATCCGCGGCGGCTCATGCGGGTGTTCCTCTACGCCCAACAGCGCGGGCTGCGCCTGCACCCGGACCTGGCGCAACTCATTCGCAACCAGCTCAACCTCGTGGACCACGGCTTCCTGACCGACGAACACGTGCGCGAGACCTTCCTCGCCATTCTCGACCAGCGCGGCAGCGTCGCCCCCATCCTGCGCGCCATGCACGAGGTGGATTTGCTGGGCAAATACATCCCCGAGTTCGGCAAGCTCACCTGCCTGGTCCAGCACGAGTTCTACCACCAATACACCGCCGACGAGCACACCCTCATGTGTCTCGAGCAGTTGGACCGCATTTGGGAAGCCAAAGCGCCCCCTTACTCCACCTACACGCCGCTCTTCCAGAAGCTCGAACGCCCTTTCGTGCTCTACCTCGCCCTGCTCCTCCACGACGTGGGCAAGGCCGACGCCCACGGCAACCACTCCGAGGCAAGCTGCGACCTGGCCATGCGCGCCGCCAAACGCCTCAACCTGGACACCGCCGCGACCCAGACCTTGCGCCTCGTCATCGAGCATCACCTCCTGATGGCCAGCGTCTCCCAGCGGCGTGACCTGGACGACCCGGCGGTTATCCGCCAGTTTGCCCACAAGGTGCAGAATCCCGAAACGCTCGCTCTGCTCACCCTTCACACCTTTGTGGATTCCCAGGCCACCAGCGACAAGCTTTGGAACGGCTTCAAAGACCTGCTGCTCGGCTCGCTCCACCACAAGACCATGCAGTTGCTGACGGGCGGCGCGGAATTCGCCCGCGCCGACGAGAAGCACCGCGCCAAACTCGGGCAGGAGGTCCGCCGCCGCGCCCCCGCGCGCCTGAGCGCGGAGGAAATCGAGGCCCACTTCGCCACCCTGCCCGCGCGCTACTTCCAGATCCATCCGGCCAAGGATGTCCTCGCCGACCTCACCCTCGCCCACCGTTTCATGCGCCTCCAGGTCTCCGAAGTGGACAACCCGCTCGCCCCGGTCGTCAACTGGCATAATGAGCCCGATCGCGCCTACAACGTCGTCAAGGTCTGCACCTGGGACCGCGCCGGCCTCTTCTGCAAGATCGCCGGCTCCCTCAGCGCCGCCGGCCTTAACATCCTCAGCGCCCAGATCTTCACCCGCACCGATGACATCGTGCTGGACACCTTCTACGTCGCCGACGCCATTACCGGCAACCTCGCCGGCCCCGACCAGCGCGACCGCTTCGAAAACGTCCTGCACCGGGCCCTGACCGGCGAGGAAGTGGACTTCCCCGCCCTGATCGGGCGCCAGAAAATCACCCGCCCGCTTTACCAAGCATACACCGGCGAGCGCATGGCCACCCTGATCCGCTTAGACAACGACGCCTCCGAAGCCCGCACCCTGATCGAAATCGAAACCGAAGACCGCATCGGCCTGCTCTACACCATCTCCCAGACCCTGACCGAGCTTGCCCTGGACATCTCCGCGGCCAAAATCTGCACCGAACGCGGTGCCGCCCTCGACAGCTTCTACGTCCGCGAACTGACCGGCGGCAAGGTCCTTGACCCCGAACGCCACCACGCCATCGAGCACCAACTCCACCTCGCCATCCACTCCCTCGACCTCCAGTCGTGA
- a CDS encoding sigma-70 family RNA polymerase sigma factor, which produces MSAAPDPDAALMLRVKQGDMGAFAELVDRYKRPVMNVACRMLRDATEAEDLAQAVFVQVFKSAHRYEVASRFSTWLFTITRNLCLNEIRRRSRHPTNSIEAAHPEQEGQPWQQFEDKRTAGPPERLLHGELEAKIEEALGALPENQRLAILLCRQEDLSYEDIARVLGCSVSATKSLIHRGRETLKQRLKPYLQSGAWHESA; this is translated from the coding sequence ATGTCCGCCGCGCCCGACCCCGATGCCGCCCTGATGCTGCGCGTGAAGCAGGGCGACATGGGCGCATTTGCCGAGCTGGTGGACCGGTACAAACGGCCGGTGATGAATGTCGCTTGCCGCATGCTCCGCGACGCGACGGAGGCCGAGGACCTCGCCCAGGCGGTGTTCGTGCAGGTGTTCAAGTCGGCCCACCGCTATGAGGTCGCATCCAGGTTCTCGACCTGGCTGTTCACCATCACGCGGAACCTGTGCTTGAACGAGATCCGCCGCCGCTCCCGGCATCCGACCAACTCGATCGAGGCGGCGCACCCGGAGCAGGAAGGCCAGCCGTGGCAGCAGTTCGAGGACAAGCGGACAGCGGGACCCCCGGAGCGTCTTCTGCACGGGGAACTGGAGGCGAAGATTGAAGAGGCATTGGGCGCGCTGCCGGAGAACCAGCGCCTCGCCATCCTGCTCTGCCGCCAGGAGGACTTGAGCTACGAGGACATCGCCCGCGTGCTCGGGTGTTCGGTATCCGCCACGAAGTCATTGATCCACCGCGGGCGCGAGACGCTTAAGCAGCGGCTCAAACCCTACCTGCAAAGCGGGGCGTGGCATGAGTCCGCATGA
- a CDS encoding DUF3106 domain-containing protein, with protein sequence MPAPGSGISLFRELLAMNAGERNRALTNFSPTVRPQILAKVREYESLPPDERELRLRVTELHSYLRPLMTAPTTNRASQLARIPETDRELVEDRLREWDKLSPAVQAELLEHEATLRYLAQIHDRTEEQRRIILTNIPAPRREMLEKGISKWSSMSEDQRRQTLSRFHQFFELTAAEKEKALRTLSGPERRQIEKTLRAFDQLRPDQRAVCLRSLEKFTSLSPAERHRFLKDAERWQQMSPGERQTWRDLVRKMPPPLPTRRPPPPPLPPAARPHRPAPTVATNGS encoded by the coding sequence GTGCCGGCGCCTGGCTCGGGCATCAGCCTCTTCCGCGAACTGCTGGCGATGAACGCGGGCGAGCGCAACCGGGCCTTGACGAACTTCTCCCCGACGGTCCGGCCCCAGATTCTGGCCAAAGTGCGCGAATACGAGTCCCTCCCCCCCGACGAGCGCGAGCTGCGCCTGCGCGTGACGGAACTGCACTCTTACCTGCGGCCGCTGATGACCGCCCCGACCACCAACCGTGCTTCCCAATTGGCGCGGATTCCGGAGACCGACCGTGAACTGGTTGAAGACCGGCTGCGCGAGTGGGACAAGCTGTCGCCGGCCGTGCAAGCCGAGCTCCTGGAGCACGAGGCCACGCTCCGCTACCTGGCCCAGATCCATGATCGCACCGAAGAGCAGCGGCGGATCATTCTCACGAATATCCCGGCACCGCGGAGGGAGATGCTGGAGAAAGGCATCAGCAAGTGGAGTTCGATGTCCGAGGACCAGCGCCGGCAGACGCTGAGCCGGTTCCACCAGTTCTTCGAGCTGACCGCCGCGGAAAAGGAAAAGGCGCTCCGAACGCTCTCGGGGCCGGAGCGGCGGCAAATCGAGAAGACACTGCGCGCCTTTGACCAGTTGCGGCCGGACCAGCGCGCCGTCTGCTTGCGCTCGTTGGAGAAGTTCACCAGCCTGAGCCCGGCGGAACGTCACCGGTTCCTGAAGGACGCCGAGCGCTGGCAACAGATGTCACCCGGCGAACGCCAGACCTGGCGTGACTTGGTGCGCAAGATGCCTCCGCCCCTGCCCACACGCCGGCCGCCTCCCCCGCCACTGCCGCCCGCGGCGCGCCCGCACCGGCCTGCGCCGACGGTCGCGACGAATGGAAGTTGA
- the lgt gene encoding prolipoprotein diacylglyceryl transferase, protein MHPIAFKLGSFSIHWYGVMVALGFLAGLWTAGRRGARAGIATEKIVDLGPWLIVGAIVGARTLYVISYWRESFAAKPLWEIFAVWQGGLVYYGGLVGASLACILYVRLKRLPLWKVADILAPSVALGYVFGRIGCLLNGCCYGRACDLPWAIRFPEGNPLHPPTYPVHPTEVYDSLLSLALYASLAWLFRRRKFDGQVFAVYLVGYAVLRSLVELFRGDYPVHQHYLGGWATPAHLVSILILAAGLVLLRLLPRPGPKEA, encoded by the coding sequence GTGCATCCAATTGCGTTCAAGCTCGGCTCGTTCTCCATCCACTGGTACGGAGTGATGGTGGCATTGGGCTTTCTGGCCGGATTGTGGACGGCCGGGCGGCGGGGTGCGCGGGCGGGCATCGCCACCGAGAAGATCGTTGACCTCGGCCCATGGCTGATTGTCGGGGCCATCGTGGGCGCGCGGACGCTCTATGTGATTTCGTACTGGCGGGAATCGTTTGCCGCCAAGCCGCTCTGGGAAATCTTCGCGGTCTGGCAAGGTGGACTGGTCTATTACGGAGGGCTGGTCGGCGCGTCGTTGGCTTGCATCCTCTATGTCAGGCTAAAGCGGCTGCCGCTTTGGAAGGTGGCTGACATTTTGGCGCCGAGCGTTGCTTTGGGCTATGTCTTCGGGCGCATCGGCTGCCTGCTGAATGGCTGCTGTTATGGACGCGCCTGCGACTTGCCCTGGGCGATTCGCTTCCCCGAAGGCAACCCCCTGCACCCGCCCACCTACCCGGTGCATCCAACCGAAGTTTATGACTCCCTCCTCAGCCTGGCTCTCTACGCCTCGCTAGCCTGGCTGTTTCGGCGCCGGAAGTTCGACGGGCAGGTCTTCGCCGTTTACCTTGTGGGTTACGCGGTGCTGCGCTCGCTGGTGGAGCTGTTTCGCGGCGACTACCCCGTGCATCAGCACTACCTGGGTGGCTGGGCCACGCCCGCCCACCTGGTCAGTATCCTGATCCTCGCCGCAGGGCTGGTTCTCCTCCGCCTGCTGCCCCGCCCCGGACCAAAGGAAGCGTAA
- the miaA gene encoding tRNA (adenosine(37)-N6)-dimethylallyltransferase MiaA, producing the protein MAAKPEYSPPSSLLHSHPLLLAGPTAVGKSGIALCLAKQLGGEIVSVDSMQVYRGMDIGTAKPSPADRACVPHHLIDVVDIARPFDAAQFIAGAQRAVADIQSRGRVPILCGGTGLYFKAFLEGLGQSPPADPALRLKLEATPLPELLEELARCDPTTYERIDRRNPRRVIRAVEVIRLTGKPFSAQRAKWQPSTLDPQPSTRCVGLARSMADLHQRISARVEAMFRQGWVAETEQLLARGLAQNRTAMQALGYRQIVEHLRGERSLPKTIELVKIRTNQFAKRQMTWFRRQLALTWIQLEPQTRAEAVAKSIAGL; encoded by the coding sequence ATGGCCGCCAAACCCGAATACTCTCCTCCCTCTTCCCTCCTCCACTCTCACCCCTTGCTCCTCGCCGGCCCAACCGCGGTCGGCAAATCAGGGATCGCCCTCTGCCTGGCTAAGCAGCTCGGCGGGGAAATTGTCTCGGTTGATTCCATGCAGGTTTACCGCGGGATGGATATTGGCACGGCTAAACCTTCGCCGGCCGATCGTGCCTGCGTGCCGCATCACCTGATTGATGTGGTGGATATAGCCAGGCCATTCGATGCCGCGCAATTCATAGCCGGCGCACAACGGGCTGTGGCCGACATCCAGAGCCGGGGACGAGTGCCGATCTTGTGCGGCGGCACGGGTCTGTACTTCAAGGCGTTTCTGGAGGGCTTGGGCCAGTCGCCGCCGGCGGACCCCGCGCTGCGGCTGAAGTTGGAAGCCACTCCCTTGCCGGAACTGCTCGAGGAACTGGCCAGATGCGACCCAACCACCTATGAACGCATTGACCGGCGGAATCCGCGCCGGGTCATTCGTGCGGTCGAGGTCATTCGCCTGACCGGCAAACCCTTCTCCGCCCAGCGCGCCAAATGGCAACCTTCAACCCTCGACCCTCAACCCTCAACCCGCTGCGTCGGGCTCGCGCGCTCGATGGCAGACTTGCACCAGCGCATCTCGGCTCGCGTTGAGGCTATGTTCCGCCAGGGCTGGGTAGCCGAAACCGAACAGCTCCTGGCGCGCGGTCTGGCCCAAAACCGCACCGCGATGCAGGCCCTGGGTTACCGGCAGATTGTCGAGCACCTGCGGGGAGAGCGCTCGTTACCCAAGACAATCGAACTGGTCAAAATCCGCACCAACCAGTTCGCCAAACGGCAGATGACCTGGTTCCGCCGCCAGCTTGCCTTGACCTGGATTCAACTGGAGCCGCAGACCCGCGCCGAAGCGGTCGCAAAGAGCATCGCCGGACTTTGA
- a CDS encoding sigma-70 family RNA polymerase sigma factor, which translates to MVITADRPEFAGTADLLSRARAGDTPAFCRLAAEHERRLLQQACGLTHDRTAAEDLVSETLAEAWRSLSRYNGACQFSTWLFSILLHRHQKALRRARSRPIPLAALLPAQADEHRQAQENLPAADPSPAEVVMRAEAAGRIRQAVQTLPDKHQQVVLLRFFEEASLPEIAALLGCSVGTVKSRLHYALEKLREAQQGVNLSEVWGDTGV; encoded by the coding sequence ATGGTCATTACGGCCGATCGCCCGGAATTCGCAGGCACCGCGGATCTCCTGTCTCGCGCACGAGCGGGAGACACACCGGCTTTCTGCCGTTTGGCGGCCGAGCACGAGCGCCGTCTACTGCAGCAGGCTTGCGGCCTGACGCATGACCGCACGGCAGCCGAGGACCTCGTTTCCGAAACGCTGGCCGAGGCCTGGCGCAGCCTCAGCCGATACAATGGCGCCTGCCAGTTCAGCACCTGGCTTTTCTCGATCCTCCTGCACCGCCACCAGAAAGCCCTGCGCCGCGCCCGGTCCCGCCCGATTCCGCTCGCCGCGCTGCTCCCGGCCCAGGCTGATGAACACCGCCAGGCCCAGGAGAATCTGCCGGCCGCCGACCCTTCGCCCGCGGAAGTTGTCATGCGCGCGGAGGCGGCGGGCCGGATAAGGCAAGCCGTCCAGACTCTCCCCGACAAGCATCAGCAAGTAGTCCTGCTCCGTTTTTTCGAGGAAGCGTCGCTGCCGGAGATCGCGGCTTTGCTGGGGTGTTCGGTGGGGACGGTGAAGTCGCGGCTGCATTACGCGCTGGAGAAACTGCGCGAAGCGCAGCAGGGAGTGAACCTTTCGGAGGTGTGGGGGGATACAGGGGTGTGA
- a CDS encoding zf-HC2 domain-containing protein, producing the protein MKTVKDCRTWQEAIRSWIGEGATGEEASRIQEHLAGCAECRRYTEELRAAAAGLRWMAERPVEPSPGFRARWMRAVEEAAEPRGFGEIMAAVAGWWRGLLLENLRPALAVSSVWVLILVFRLSAPEVSPTTRTTAARSPAEIRQVLKIQEELLAGELGKPPGFRVVPRSQSPARPRSEGLPAEPAAQKQQTSIMIASL; encoded by the coding sequence ATGAAGACTGTTAAAGACTGCAGAACCTGGCAGGAGGCAATCCGGAGTTGGATTGGCGAAGGGGCGACGGGCGAGGAGGCCAGCCGAATCCAAGAGCACCTGGCGGGCTGTGCGGAGTGCCGGCGCTACACCGAGGAGTTGAGGGCGGCGGCGGCCGGGCTGCGCTGGATGGCCGAGCGGCCGGTGGAGCCGAGCCCGGGGTTTCGGGCGCGGTGGATGCGGGCGGTAGAAGAGGCGGCCGAGCCTCGCGGGTTCGGGGAGATCATGGCGGCTGTGGCCGGCTGGTGGCGGGGACTGTTGCTGGAGAACCTGCGGCCGGCGCTGGCGGTGTCGTCCGTGTGGGTTCTAATTCTGGTCTTCCGGCTGAGCGCGCCGGAGGTGTCCCCGACGACCAGGACGACCGCGGCGCGATCGCCGGCGGAAATCCGGCAGGTCTTGAAGATCCAGGAGGAGCTGTTGGCCGGAGAGTTGGGAAAACCGCCGGGGTTTCGGGTCGTGCCGCGGAGTCAGTCACCGGCGCGTCCCCGCAGTGAAGGGCTCCCGGCGGAGCCTGCTGCTCAGAAGCAACAAACCTCGATCATGATAGCGAGCCTATGA